One Agelaius phoeniceus isolate bAgePho1 chromosome 8, bAgePho1.hap1, whole genome shotgun sequence genomic region harbors:
- the QSOX1 gene encoding sulfhydryl oxidase 1, whose amino-acid sequence MWRRRSRAGGRGGPVALPPLLLLFLLLRVPAARPGRLYSASDPLDLLGPGAEERLLGSSSAWAVEFFASWCGHCIHFAPTWRALAHDIREWRPAVILAAIDCADEDNQQVCSDFGITGFPTMKFFRAFSKKPEDGIRITNPSATVEDLRHAIITNLEQSQDAWPPACPPLEPASAEEVRTFFQRNKDQYLALIFEKSNSFVGREVALDMLQYENIAVRRVLSSEEELVQKFGVTSFPSGYLLLRNGSFSRLPVHIEARSFYTYYLRTLTGITRGSYKLNATASSLNDSDRVSHPLRADRSKLYMADLESALHYSLRVEAARPSSLSGAQLAAFKCYVATLVKYFPGRPCVQTYLQTLDAWLRNWTEPELPRTVLKEAMKNNRDASHPSVLPTNVTWVGCQGSERHFRGYPCGLWTIFHLLTVQAAQNGPDKELPLEVLSTMRCYVRHFFGCQECAEHFEAMAAQSMDKVASREEAILWLWSHHNEVNARLAGGDTEDPKFPKLQWPPPDLCPQCHKEERGVHVWEEPAVVTFLKAHFSPTNIYMDYAEPDPIPVAREGTGTRLGAEGSREERGRGEEEEKETEGEPRVPGHPGSPEPRRPSIVRLNPKLREGGEDIVDLDSFSEQHFKSQALRAAAGRRRRISKRDTMALPAGRERRRAPGVLLRDQEEEEAGEGLRRSPWLRVLGLGFSRLDISLCVALYFLSSMCLLGMYTFFRLRTRARKGRPGFPMA is encoded by the exons ATGTGGCGGCGGCGGTCGCGGGCCGGGGGCCGCGGGGGGCCGGTGGCTCTCCCGCcgctcctgctgcttttcctgctgctccggGTGCCCGCGGCGCGGCCCGGCCGCCTCTACTCGGCCTCTGACCCCCTGGATCTGCTGGGGCCGGGGGCGGAGGAGCggctgctgggctccagcagcgcTTGGGCCGTCGAGTTCTTCGCCTCCTGGTGCGGGCACTGCATCCACTTTGCGCCCACATGGCGGGCCCTGGCCCACGACATCCGCG agTGGAGGCCTGCAGTGATCCTGGCAGCCATCGACTGTGCTGATGAGGACAACCAACAAGTGTGCTCTGATTTTGGGATAACCGGCTTCCCCACCATGAAG TTCTTCAGAGCTTTTAGCAAGAAGCCAGAGGATGGGATAAGGATTACCA ATCCCAGTGCCACTGTCGAGGACCTGCGCCACGCCATCATCACCAACCTTGAGCAGAGCCAGGATGCCTGGCCACCCGCCTGTCCTCCGCTGGAGCCAGCAAG CGCCGAGGAGGTTCGCACCTTCTTCCAGAGGAACAAGGACCAGTACTTGGCACTCATCTTTGAGAAGAGCAACTCCTTCGTGGGCAGAGAG GTGGCCCTGGACATGCTGCAGTACGAGAACATTGCGGTGAGGAGGGTGCTGAGCAGCGAGGAGGAGCTCGTGCAGAAGTTTGGTGTCACCTCCTTCCCCTCTGGATACCTGCTCCTCCGCAACGGCTCCTTCTCCCGCCTGCCTGT GCACATAGAGGCACGCTCCTTCTACACCTACTACCTGCGCACGCTCACGGGCATCACCCGCGGCTCCTACAAGCTGAACGCCACGGCCAGCAGCCTCAACGACAGCGACCGCGTGTCACATCCTCTGCGAGCCGACCG ctccaaGCTGTACATGGCCGACCTGGAGTCGGCGCTGCACTACTCGCTGCGGGTGGAGGCTGCCCGTCCCTCCTCGCTGTCGGGAGCACAGCTGGCTGCCTTCAAGTGCTACGTGGCCACGCTGGTGAAG TACTTCCCAGGGCGCCCCTGCGTGCAGACCTACCTGCAGACTCTGGATGCCTGGCTGAGGAACTGGACAGAGCCCGAGCTGCCCCGCACAGTTTTGAAGGAGGCCATGAAGAATAACAGAGAT GCCTCCCACCCCTCGGTGCTCCCCACCAACGTGACCTGGGtgggctgccagggcagtgaGCGCCACTTCCGTGGCTACCCCTGTGGGCTCTGGACCATCTTCCACCTGCTGACTGTGCAGGCTGCCCAGAACGGCCCTGACAAAG AGTTACCCCTGGAGGTGCTGAGCACCATGCGCTGCTATGTCCGGCACTTCTTCGGCTGCCAGGAGTGCGCCGAGCActttgaggccatggcagcccagTCCATGGACAAGGtggccagcagggaggaggccATCCTCTGGCTCTGGTCCCACCACAACGAGGTCAACGCTCGCCTGGCGG GAGGTGACACGGAGGACCCCAAGTTCCCCAAGCTGCAGTGGCCTCCGCCGGActtgtgtccccagtgccacaaGGAGGAGCGGGGGGTCCATGTCTGGGAGGAGCCGGCCGTGGTCACCTTCCTCAAGGCACACTTCTCCCCGACCAACATCTACATGGACTATGCCGAGCCCGACCCCATCCCCGTGGCCAGGGAAGGGACCGGCACCAGGCTGGGCGCGGAGGGCTCGCGAGAGGAGAGGGggagaggagaagaggaggagaaggagacgGAGGGAGAGCCGAGAGTGCCGGGGCACCCGGGCTCCCCCGAGCCGCGGCGCCCCAGCATCGTGCGGCTGAACCCCAAGCTGCGCGAGGGGGGCGAGGACATCGTGGACCTGGATTCCTTCAGCGAGCAGCACTTCAAGAGCCAGGCGCTgcgagcggccgcgggccgacGCCGCCGCATCAGCAAGCGGGACACCATGGCCCTGCCGGCGGGCAGGGAGCGCCGGCGCGCCCCCGGCGTCCTGCTCCGGgatcaggaggaggaggaggctggcgAGGGCCTGCGGAGGAGCCCCTGGCTGCGGGTGCTTGGATTGGGCTTCTCCCGCCTGGACATCAGCCTGTGCGTGGCCCTGTACTTCCTCTCCTCCATGTGCCTCCTGGGCATGTACACCTTCTTCCGCCTCCGCACCCGCGCCAGGAAAGGCCGCCCTGGCTTCCCCATGgcctga